A DNA window from Parabacteroides johnsonii DSM 18315 contains the following coding sequences:
- a CDS encoding acyltransferase family protein, protein MNSTYKRLESLDVLRGFDLFCLVALEGILHPLGRAIDASWYNDFLWGFSHVQWEGFSSWDLVMPLFMFMAGVSMPFALSRYKAMPDKWAVYRRIIKRVALLWIFGMMCQGNLLGLDPGRIYLYSNTLQAIAMGYLIAAMLFLHVRLSVQIGTAVALLLVYWGAMQFITVDGYGGGNYTPDGNLAEWVDRTVLGRFRDAAVVENGQVVFAESYRYTWILSSLNFGVTVLTGLFAGQILKSAMDQKRKWQWLLGIGVAMVALGWLWGLQLPVIKKIWTSSMVLVSSGYCFLLMGVFYYWIDYKGHRKNLTWLKVYGMNSIVAYMLANVISFRCIGTSLFHGLEQYTENYYPALIAASNALIIYVILWLLYKRNIFLKV, encoded by the coding sequence ATGAACTCTACTTATAAACGCTTGGAGTCGCTCGACGTATTGCGTGGCTTCGATTTGTTCTGCCTGGTGGCGCTGGAAGGGATTCTGCATCCTCTCGGACGTGCGATAGATGCGTCGTGGTATAATGACTTTCTGTGGGGTTTCTCGCATGTGCAGTGGGAAGGGTTCTCTTCGTGGGACCTGGTGATGCCGCTCTTCATGTTCATGGCGGGCGTGTCGATGCCGTTTGCTCTTTCCCGCTATAAGGCGATGCCGGATAAATGGGCGGTGTACCGTCGTATCATCAAGCGCGTGGCATTGCTCTGGATCTTCGGCATGATGTGCCAGGGAAACCTGTTAGGATTGGACCCGGGCCGGATTTATCTTTATTCGAACACGTTGCAGGCGATTGCGATGGGTTACCTGATCGCAGCCATGCTGTTCCTGCATGTGCGGCTTTCCGTACAGATCGGGACGGCGGTTGCCCTCTTGCTGGTCTATTGGGGAGCGATGCAGTTTATTACGGTTGACGGTTATGGAGGGGGTAATTACACGCCCGACGGAAATTTGGCCGAATGGGTGGACCGTACTGTGCTGGGACGGTTCCGGGATGCTGCCGTGGTCGAGAACGGACAGGTCGTATTTGCCGAATCATATCGCTATACCTGGATACTGAGCAGCCTGAACTTCGGGGTGACGGTGCTGACCGGGCTTTTCGCCGGACAGATCCTGAAAAGCGCGATGGATCAGAAACGTAAATGGCAATGGCTGTTAGGGATCGGCGTGGCGATGGTTGCCTTAGGTTGGCTGTGGGGATTGCAGCTTCCGGTGATCAAGAAGATATGGACGAGTTCGATGGTGCTGGTCAGTAGCGGTTACTGCTTCCTGCTGATGGGCGTGTTCTATTATTGGATCGATTATAAAGGACACCGGAAGAACCTGACCTGGCTGAAAGTCTACGGCATGAATTCGATTGTCGCCTATATGCTGGCTAACGTGATTAGTTTCAGATGTATAGGGACATCTCTTTTTCATGGCCTCGAACAATATACAGAAAATTATTATCCGGCTTTGATTGCAGCGTCGAACGCATTGATTATTTATGTAATTTTGTGGCTGCTTTATAAGCGGAATATATTTTTAAAGGTGTGA
- a CDS encoding TetR/AcrR family transcriptional regulator, whose amino-acid sequence MSTEELQDMESRVIEAAKRVFVRKGYEATKMGDIALEVGISRTAMHYYFRTKEMLFDAIFGQLMDALLPNIGVIVSEPTSFLEKIPKIVEQYTAMIQANPLFPIFVVNEFNRDPEHLYKTILKDPEKVKPLLLLQKQMREEMERGLLKKVPLVYTASTLLSLIVFPMLARNPLTSAFFEGDPRKFEDFLQERETFITDVMVRLLTPDETQTVKNE is encoded by the coding sequence ATGAGTACAGAAGAACTTCAGGACATGGAAAGCCGGGTTATCGAAGCGGCGAAACGGGTGTTTGTCAGGAAAGGGTATGAGGCGACCAAGATGGGAGATATCGCTCTTGAGGTTGGGATCAGCCGTACGGCCATGCACTATTATTTCCGGACGAAAGAGATGCTTTTCGATGCGATCTTCGGCCAGTTGATGGATGCGTTGTTGCCCAATATCGGGGTGATTGTAAGTGAGCCGACCTCTTTTCTGGAAAAGATTCCGAAGATTGTGGAACAGTACACGGCGATGATTCAGGCCAATCCGCTGTTTCCGATCTTTGTGGTGAATGAGTTTAACCGTGATCCGGAGCATTTATACAAGACGATCTTGAAAGATCCGGAGAAAGTCAAGCCGTTATTGCTCTTGCAAAAACAGATGCGGGAAGAAATGGAACGGGGATTGCTGAAAAAGGTTCCGCTGGTCTATACAGCTTCCACGCTGTTGAGCCTGATCGTCTTTCCGATGTTGGCAAGGAATCCGCTCACGAGTGCTTTCTTTGAAGGCGATCCCCGGAAATTCGAGGATTTCTTACAGGAACGAGAGACTTTTATCACGGATGTCATGGTCCGGTTGCTGACGCCGGACGAGACACAAACCGTAAAAAATGAATAA
- a CDS encoding ABC transporter ATP-binding protein — protein sequence MNVIETDQLTKCFGSFTAVDHISFTVGEGEIFGFLGANGAGKTTAMRMLCGLSTPTSGMGKVAGFDIYKETEQIKRHIGYMSQKFSLYSDLKVWENIRLYGGIYGLSEKQLKAKTDELLRALDLENERNTLVDALPLGWKQKLAFSVAIIHEPRIVFLDEPTGGVDPVTRRQFWELIYQAAGRGITVFVTTHYMDEAEYCNRVSIMVDGKIEALDSPSALKSSFKAGNMNEVFYTLARGSWV from the coding sequence ATGAATGTAATAGAAACAGATCAACTAACGAAATGCTTCGGTTCCTTTACCGCCGTCGACCATATCAGTTTCACGGTAGGCGAGGGGGAGATTTTCGGTTTCTTGGGGGCGAACGGAGCTGGCAAGACGACAGCCATGCGTATGTTGTGCGGTCTTTCGACACCGACCTCCGGGATGGGAAAAGTTGCCGGTTTCGATATTTATAAGGAAACGGAACAGATCAAACGGCATATCGGCTATATGAGCCAGAAGTTTTCTCTCTACAGCGACCTGAAGGTCTGGGAGAATATCCGTTTGTACGGCGGGATCTACGGCCTGTCGGAAAAGCAGTTGAAAGCGAAGACGGACGAACTGCTCCGGGCTCTTGACCTGGAGAACGAACGGAACACTCTGGTCGATGCCCTGCCGTTGGGCTGGAAACAGAAGCTGGCTTTCTCGGTCGCCATCATCCACGAACCCCGGATCGTTTTCCTGGATGAACCGACCGGAGGTGTCGATCCCGTCACCCGCCGCCAGTTCTGGGAACTGATCTACCAGGCTGCCGGGCGTGGTATTACAGTCTTTGTCACTACCCACTATATGGACGAGGCGGAGTATTGCAACCGTGTCTCCATCATGGTAGACGGTAAGATAGAGGCTTTGGATAGTCCTTCCGCCCTCAAATCGTCTTTCAAGGCTGGTAATATGAATGAGGTCTTCTATACGTTGGCGAGGGGAAGTTGGGTATGA
- a CDS encoding L-serine ammonia-lyase, whose protein sequence is MESIKQIYRIGHGPSSSHTMGPMRAARMFLERNRGAVRFNVTLYGSLAATGKGHMTDAAILEVLSPVAKTDITWEPKVFLPFHPNGILFQSFDESGEELDNWTIYSIGGGTLANETYNELTQGQVYEMHTIKDIQAWCEKTGHSYWEYVEQCEGPQIWDYLTEVWEVMQQAVRNGLEAEGILPGGLGIRRKASDYMIRAKGYGSSIKSRGMVYAYALAVSEENACGGKIVTAPTCGSCGVMPAVLYHLKESRDFRDSRILRALATAGLFGNVVRTNASVSGAEVGCQGEVGVACAMAAAAASQLFGGTPAQIEYAAEMGLEHHLGLTCDPVCGLVQIPCIERNAFAAARALDANTFSNFSDGKHRVSFDQVVEVMRQTGNDLPSLYKETSEGGLAKNMEQK, encoded by the coding sequence ATGGAATCAATCAAACAAATATACCGGATCGGTCACGGGCCGTCCAGTAGCCACACGATGGGGCCGATGCGTGCCGCCCGGATGTTTCTGGAACGCAATCGGGGTGCTGTGCGGTTTAACGTTACGCTCTATGGTAGTCTGGCGGCCACAGGCAAAGGTCACATGACAGATGCGGCAATTCTCGAAGTTTTGAGCCCAGTGGCCAAGACCGATATCACCTGGGAACCGAAGGTGTTCCTGCCTTTCCACCCGAACGGCATCTTGTTCCAGTCGTTTGACGAAAGCGGAGAGGAACTGGATAACTGGACGATCTACAGTATCGGAGGCGGAACGCTGGCAAACGAAACCTACAATGAGCTGACGCAGGGCCAGGTCTACGAAATGCACACCATTAAGGACATACAGGCTTGGTGCGAAAAAACAGGCCATTCCTACTGGGAATATGTCGAACAGTGCGAAGGACCGCAGATATGGGACTATCTGACCGAAGTATGGGAAGTGATGCAGCAGGCAGTCCGTAACGGGCTCGAGGCCGAGGGAATTTTGCCCGGTGGCCTGGGAATCCGGCGTAAGGCATCCGACTATATGATCCGTGCCAAAGGGTATGGCAGCAGCATCAAAAGCCGTGGGATGGTCTATGCGTATGCGTTGGCCGTTTCCGAGGAGAATGCTTGCGGAGGTAAGATCGTGACGGCTCCGACCTGCGGTTCGTGCGGTGTGATGCCGGCTGTGCTCTATCATTTGAAAGAGTCGCGCGATTTTCGTGATTCCCGCATCTTGCGGGCGTTGGCTACTGCCGGGTTGTTCGGTAATGTGGTCCGTACGAATGCATCCGTTTCCGGAGCCGAGGTAGGATGCCAAGGAGAGGTCGGTGTGGCTTGTGCTATGGCGGCTGCGGCAGCCAGCCAGTTGTTCGGGGGAACGCCTGCCCAGATTGAGTATGCGGCCGAGATGGGGCTGGAGCATCACTTGGGATTGACTTGCGACCCTGTTTGCGGATTGGTCCAGATTCCCTGTATCGAGCGTAATGCCTTTGCGGCAGCCCGTGCGCTGGATGCAAACACCTTCTCCAACTTCTCCGATGGCAAGCATCGGGTAAGTTTCGACCAGGTGGTGGAAGTGATGCGTCAGACCGGAAACGACTTGCCGAGTCTTTATAAGGAAACATCCGAAGGAGGGTTGGCTAAGAATATGGAACAGAAATGA
- a CDS encoding ABC transporter ATP-binding protein: MKDIVVQEVNKAYGEVQALQDISLHIDEGELFGLIGPDGAGKTSLFRILTTLLLADSGTASVCGLDVVRDYKEIRWRVGYMPGRFSLYQDLTVEENLNFFATVFNTTVRENYDLIRDIYVQIEPFRERKAGKLSGGMKQKLALSCALIHRPDVLFLDEPTTGVDPVSRVEFWDMLDRLKRQGITILVSTPYMDEASRCDRIALMRNGRCLSVDTPEGIRSTFDNYLYAIRSASMYKLLLDLRTYPDADSCFSFGDAHHFSISRDVVDKEGEMSFRNRLRTFLEAQGHTEIGIERIKPGIEDCFIDKIFAR; this comes from the coding sequence ATGAAGGATATTGTTGTACAGGAAGTGAATAAGGCTTACGGCGAGGTACAGGCTTTGCAGGATATCTCGTTGCATATCGACGAAGGAGAGCTTTTCGGGCTGATCGGACCGGACGGGGCGGGTAAGACGTCGCTGTTCAGGATACTGACCACTCTGTTGCTGGCGGATAGCGGTACGGCGTCGGTCTGCGGACTGGATGTCGTACGCGATTATAAAGAGATCCGGTGGCGGGTAGGGTATATGCCGGGACGCTTCTCCCTTTATCAGGATCTGACGGTGGAAGAGAACCTGAACTTCTTTGCTACCGTGTTCAATACGACTGTCCGGGAAAACTATGACCTGATCCGTGACATATATGTCCAGATCGAACCCTTCAGGGAACGGAAAGCCGGGAAGCTCTCCGGCGGGATGAAGCAGAAGTTGGCGCTGAGCTGTGCACTGATCCATCGGCCCGACGTTCTTTTCTTAGACGAACCGACGACAGGTGTCGATCCCGTTTCGCGTGTGGAGTTTTGGGATATGCTGGACCGGTTGAAAAGGCAGGGGATTACGATCCTGGTTTCGACACCCTATATGGACGAGGCTTCCCGTTGCGACCGTATTGCCTTGATGCGTAACGGACGATGCTTGTCGGTCGATACGCCGGAAGGCATCCGTAGTACGTTCGATAACTATCTGTATGCGATCCGGTCGGCTTCGATGTATAAACTGTTGCTCGATCTCAGGACATACCCGGATGCGGATTCCTGTTTCTCTTTCGGGGATGCCCATCATTTCTCCATCTCGAGGGATGTGGTGGACAAGGAGGGGGAAATGTCCTTCCGTAACCGCTTGCGCACCTTTTTGGAAGCCCAAGGGCATACGGAAATCGGTATTGAGCGGATAAAACCTGGTATTGAGGACTGTTTTATAGATAAAATATTTGCAAGATGA
- a CDS encoding DUF6078 family protein, whose product MLNKLDYSLVPNDFALCFNGKCLHASTCLRYQASRYIPKERWAVKVVNPDRVVPDGDCSGFMDDSPLKNAYGMEHLLDNVPYRQAKEIRREMREYFGTTHFYRLTRKERRFTPEDQQYVRDLLRQYGIEEEPVFDRYEENFGWERYSDTIA is encoded by the coding sequence CACTCTGTTTTAATGGGAAATGCTTGCATGCTTCCACCTGTCTGCGCTATCAGGCTTCGCGGTATATTCCGAAAGAACGCTGGGCGGTGAAGGTGGTCAACCCGGACCGTGTTGTTCCCGATGGTGATTGTTCCGGATTCATGGACGACAGTCCGTTGAAAAACGCCTATGGTATGGAGCATTTGCTGGATAATGTCCCTTATCGCCAGGCAAAAGAAATACGGCGGGAGATGCGGGAATATTTCGGGACTACTCATTTTTACCGCTTAACGCGCAAGGAGCGTCGTTTTACTCCCGAAGACCAGCAGTATGTACGTGACCTGCTCCGTCAATACGGTATCGAAGAGGAACCAGTCTTCGACCGGTATGAAGAAAATTTCGGTTGGGAACGCTATTCTGATACCATTGCATGA
- a CDS encoding acyltransferase family protein → MEKQKQSRRLLSLDALRGFDMFFIMGGASLFVALATLFPNPFFQVIGDQMHHVKWDGLTHHDTIFPLFLFIAGISFPFSLEKQREQGKTDADIYRKIIRRGLTLVVLGFVYNGLLNFDFEHQRYASVLGRIGLAWMFGALIFVNTRTITRVWITVAILVGYWLLLAFVPAPDGNGAGVFTMEGSLVGYVDRLLLPGRLHLTVHDPEGILSTVPAVATALLGMFTGEFIKMQREGLTDKKKVGGLVIAGAVLLAVGLLWSLFFPINKNLWTSSFVCVVGAYSVWMFALFFYVVDVLEFRKWTLFFKVIGVNSITIYLAQEFVNFSFTSDALFGGLAGLMPEAVQPLIVSVGYIAVCWGFLYFLYRQRIFLKV, encoded by the coding sequence ATGGAAAAACAAAAACAGTCCCGGCGGCTGCTATCGCTGGATGCCCTGAGGGGTTTCGATATGTTCTTTATTATGGGAGGTGCTTCCCTTTTTGTTGCGTTGGCAACGTTGTTTCCGAATCCTTTTTTTCAGGTGATAGGTGACCAGATGCATCATGTGAAGTGGGACGGGCTGACACACCACGACACGATCTTCCCGCTGTTTTTGTTTATTGCCGGTATCTCGTTTCCTTTCTCATTGGAGAAGCAGCGGGAGCAGGGAAAGACGGATGCCGATATCTATAGGAAGATTATCCGCCGCGGACTGACACTGGTGGTGTTGGGTTTCGTCTACAACGGATTGCTGAATTTCGATTTTGAGCATCAGCGCTACGCCAGCGTGCTGGGACGGATCGGTCTGGCATGGATGTTCGGGGCGTTGATCTTTGTCAATACGCGGACGATCACACGTGTCTGGATCACGGTGGCTATCCTGGTCGGTTACTGGTTGCTGTTGGCTTTTGTTCCGGCGCCGGATGGCAACGGGGCAGGAGTCTTCACGATGGAAGGCTCGCTGGTCGGCTATGTGGACCGGTTACTGCTGCCCGGACGCCTGCACTTGACGGTGCATGATCCTGAAGGAATTCTGTCGACTGTGCCTGCGGTTGCGACCGCCCTGTTAGGCATGTTTACGGGTGAGTTCATCAAGATGCAGAGGGAAGGGTTGACGGACAAGAAGAAGGTGGGCGGACTGGTTATCGCCGGAGCCGTCCTGTTGGCTGTCGGTTTGCTTTGGAGCCTTTTCTTTCCGATCAATAAGAACCTGTGGACAAGTTCATTCGTCTGTGTTGTCGGAGCATACTCCGTGTGGATGTTTGCGCTGTTTTTTTATGTTGTCGATGTGTTGGAGTTTCGTAAATGGACCTTGTTTTTTAAGGTGATCGGTGTGAACTCTATCACGATCTATCTGGCCCAGGAGTTCGTCAATTTCTCTTTCACCTCCGACGCTTTGTTCGGTGGGCTTGCCGGACTGATGCCGGAGGCCGTTCAGCCGTTGATCGTCTCGGTCGGCTATATTGCCGTCTGTTGGGGATTCCTGTACTTCTTGTATCGTCAACGAATTTTCCTGAAAGTGTGA
- a CDS encoding HlyD family secretion protein: MKPILLFSFALALLACSGNENDFDATGTFESTEIIVSSEANGKIMELNLQEGDRLEAGAVLGYVDSTQLYLRKKQLEAGLRSVDIRKPDIRKQIASLEQQIAVARSEQQRMENLVKAKAGNQKQVDDIVNNIKVLQKQLDAQYSTLHKTTGGADAEAESIVYQIMQLDDQLQKSRIVNPKSGTVLMKYAEPGEVTAAGKPLYKIADTDLLYLRAYPTAEQLTKLKIGGGVRVFVDFGEKEQREYPGTLTWISEKSEFTPKGIQTKDERANLVYAVKIAVKNDGYLKIGQYGEVRFNE; encoded by the coding sequence ATGAAACCGATTCTTTTATTCAGTTTTGCTCTGGCTCTGCTGGCTTGCAGCGGCAATGAGAACGACTTTGATGCTACCGGAACATTTGAATCTACCGAAATAATCGTTTCTTCGGAGGCGAACGGAAAGATTATGGAACTGAACTTGCAGGAAGGTGACCGGCTCGAAGCCGGGGCCGTACTGGGCTATGTGGACAGTACGCAGCTTTATCTCCGGAAAAAGCAGCTCGAAGCAGGCCTCCGTAGTGTGGACATCCGGAAACCGGATATCCGCAAACAGATTGCTTCCCTCGAACAGCAGATTGCCGTCGCCCGGAGCGAACAGCAGCGTATGGAGAACCTGGTAAAAGCAAAAGCCGGCAACCAGAAACAGGTCGATGACATCGTCAACAACATCAAGGTGCTGCAAAAACAGCTGGATGCACAATATTCGACCTTGCATAAAACGACAGGAGGGGCGGATGCCGAAGCGGAAAGTATCGTCTACCAGATCATGCAGCTGGATGACCAGTTGCAGAAAAGCCGCATCGTCAACCCGAAGTCTGGCACTGTCCTTATGAAATATGCCGAACCCGGTGAAGTCACGGCAGCCGGCAAGCCTCTTTATAAGATAGCCGACACCGATCTGTTGTATCTCCGTGCTTATCCTACAGCCGAACAACTTACGAAATTGAAGATCGGCGGTGGGGTGCGTGTCTTTGTTGATTTCGGTGAAAAGGAACAAAGGGAATATCCCGGTACGCTCACCTGGATTTCCGAAAAGTCGGAATTTACCCCGAAAGGTATCCAGACCAAAGACGAACGCGCCAATCTTGTCTATGCTGTCAAGATCGCGGTCAAGAACGACGGTTACTTAAAAATTGGGCAGTATGGAGAAGTGAGGTTTAATGAATAA
- a CDS encoding glycoside hydrolase family 43 protein: MLLCAAALVSCGQPKQQQEAVADVATSGNPIFEGWYADPEGIIYGDTYWVFPTWSDAYEKQTHFDCFSSKDLVNWTKHSSVLDTSAVKWAKRAMWAPSIINKDGKYYFFFGANDVHEGEVGGIGVAVSDRPEGPYKDLLGKPLINEIVNGAQPIDQFVFRDDDGRYYMYYGGWGHCNVVLLNDDFTGLVPFEDGTVYKEVTPDKYVEGPFMFKKNGKYYFMWSEGGWTGPDYCVAYAIADSPFGPFERVATILEQDSTIARGAGHHSVLHVPNTEDYYIVYHRRPLNDNTRDHRVTCIDRMTFDENGFINPVKMTFEGVPARTIDK; this comes from the coding sequence ATGCTATTGTGTGCTGCCGCGTTAGTCTCGTGCGGGCAGCCGAAACAACAACAAGAGGCTGTTGCAGATGTTGCGACCAGTGGTAATCCGATATTCGAGGGTTGGTATGCCGATCCGGAAGGGATCATTTATGGTGACACCTACTGGGTTTTCCCGACTTGGAGCGATGCGTATGAGAAGCAGACGCATTTTGACTGCTTTTCGTCTAAGGATTTGGTGAATTGGACGAAGCATTCCTCTGTACTCGATACCTCTGCCGTGAAATGGGCGAAGCGAGCTATGTGGGCGCCGTCTATCATCAATAAGGATGGCAAATATTATTTCTTCTTCGGAGCCAACGACGTGCACGAGGGCGAAGTGGGAGGAATTGGAGTTGCTGTCAGCGACCGCCCGGAAGGTCCGTATAAGGACTTGTTAGGCAAACCGCTTATCAACGAGATTGTGAATGGGGCACAGCCGATCGACCAGTTTGTTTTCCGTGACGACGACGGTCGCTACTATATGTATTATGGTGGCTGGGGACATTGCAATGTCGTTCTCCTGAACGATGACTTCACCGGATTGGTGCCTTTTGAAGACGGGACGGTCTATAAGGAGGTGACACCGGATAAATATGTGGAAGGTCCGTTTATGTTTAAGAAGAATGGCAAATACTATTTTATGTGGAGCGAAGGAGGCTGGACCGGTCCCGATTATTGTGTCGCATACGCGATTGCCGATTCACCTTTCGGACCTTTCGAGCGTGTCGCCACGATTCTTGAGCAGGATTCGACGATAGCGAGGGGAGCCGGACATCATTCCGTCTTGCATGTCCCGAATACTGAAGATTATTATATCGTCTACCATCGTCGCCCGCTGAACGACAATACTCGCGACCACCGTGTGACTTGTATCGACCGGATGACTTTCGATGAGAATGGATTTATAAATCCTGTTAAAATGACTTTCGAAGGTGTTCCCGCCCGTACAATAGATAAGTAA
- a CDS encoding TolC family protein translates to MKQTFLHGWKQIALLLVFPLMAEGAGAQERITLGECYEWAHANYPQIRQYGLIEQTERYNLSNAAKGWMPQLSVNAKATYQSDVTKLPFDADKLSAIIPGIEIPTLSKDQYQVVAEVNQTIWDGGVIRSTRQLTEAQATADREQLNSDLYTLNDRVNQLYFGCLLQDELIRQNGLLQKELQINIDRISAMMENGVANQSDRESMEVELLNARQKEIELKAARSAYGKMLAALIGRPDAGTFVLEVPSLPEAPSLSPVINRPELRALDAKSDLLELQNKQLTAGLMPRIGAFFQGGYGRPGLNMLEDSFSPFYVAGVRLSWNMGKLYTLKNDRRKIATNRQAVEIGRETFLFNTRLQLMQQNTEIKKMTDLMKADDEIIRLRSSIKKAAEVKLANGVISVTDLIREINSEDLARQAAAAHRIQQLQSIYNYMYTTNEGYK, encoded by the coding sequence ATGAAACAGACATTCCTGCATGGCTGGAAACAGATCGCCCTGTTACTCGTTTTTCCCCTTATGGCGGAAGGAGCGGGAGCACAGGAGCGTATTACACTGGGCGAGTGCTACGAATGGGCGCATGCCAATTATCCGCAGATACGCCAGTATGGGCTGATCGAACAGACTGAACGGTATAACCTCTCCAATGCCGCCAAAGGCTGGATGCCACAACTCTCGGTCAATGCGAAGGCGACGTACCAGAGCGATGTGACGAAGCTGCCGTTCGATGCCGATAAGCTGTCGGCGATCATCCCCGGAATCGAGATCCCGACACTTAGCAAGGATCAGTATCAGGTCGTGGCCGAAGTGAATCAGACGATCTGGGACGGTGGTGTGATCCGTTCCACCCGTCAGTTGACAGAGGCACAGGCGACAGCTGACCGGGAACAGCTGAACAGCGACCTTTATACCTTGAACGACCGGGTGAACCAGCTTTATTTCGGTTGTCTCTTGCAGGACGAGCTGATCCGCCAGAACGGTTTGCTACAGAAAGAGTTGCAGATCAATATCGACCGTATCTCGGCCATGATGGAGAACGGTGTTGCCAATCAGTCCGACCGCGAAAGCATGGAAGTCGAATTGTTGAACGCCCGCCAGAAAGAGATCGAACTGAAGGCGGCCCGTTCGGCTTATGGCAAGATGCTGGCTGCCTTGATCGGTCGCCCGGATGCCGGAACGTTCGTGCTGGAAGTTCCTTCGCTGCCGGAGGCTCCTTCGTTGTCACCTGTGATCAACCGGCCGGAACTTCGTGCGTTGGATGCTAAAAGTGATCTGCTCGAACTGCAGAACAAGCAGTTGACTGCCGGCCTGATGCCTCGTATCGGTGCTTTCTTCCAGGGTGGTTACGGTCGGCCGGGGTTGAATATGCTGGAAGACAGTTTCAGTCCGTTCTATGTCGCCGGTGTCCGTCTGAGTTGGAATATGGGTAAATTGTATACCTTGAAGAACGATCGCCGGAAGATTGCCACGAACCGGCAGGCGGTGGAGATTGGGCGGGAGACATTCCTCTTTAACACCCGTCTCCAACTGATGCAGCAGAACACAGAGATCAAGAAAATGACTGATCTGATGAAAGCCGACGATGAGATCATCCGCCTCCGCTCCAGTATCAAGAAGGCGGCCGAGGTCAAATTGGCGAACGGCGTGATCTCCGTCACCGATCTTATCCGCGAGATCAACTCTGAAGATCTGGCCCGCCAGGCGGCAGCCGCACACCGGATACAACAGTTGCAATCTATCTATAATTATATGTATACGACAAATGAAGGATACAAATGA
- a CDS encoding DUF418 domain-containing protein, with the protein METTKTVLTSGGRITVIDALRGFSLIGICLIHSMQHFGAMGTMTPQEMFPWEGTMNEIFRWCINYLVFGKFFIIFSCLFGLSFFIQMDRAAKKGVDFRPRFLWRLVLLLAIGYLHGLFVRVDILLIYALLGFLLVLMYKWPTKLLAGITLFLFLGGATLVPVAYKSLTTPATEQVERVPERAVSRPAAPRQAPTLSEMVSNNAWDGVVGKMRFQFSSGRIYLTLGLFVLGFIVGRIRLFERLDEFRSRLNRGGLLALIGLGLLYMIQSYLAPVSWREVSFNAWMGSTVTNLINLLTAYLWVVVVIEAYRFRKVQQAMTPLVSYGRMGLTNYIVQSVIGVFIFSGFGLDWSHLGVFLSVLVCLVYTGVQIVLSHYWLKNFRYGPMEWLWRTGTYLKWQPLLR; encoded by the coding sequence ATGGAAACAACAAAAACAGTGCTGACTTCCGGAGGGCGTATTACAGTGATTGATGCCTTGCGTGGTTTTTCTCTTATCGGTATTTGCCTGATTCATTCTATGCAACATTTCGGAGCTATGGGGACGATGACGCCTCAGGAAATGTTCCCGTGGGAGGGAACGATGAACGAAATTTTCAGATGGTGTATCAACTATCTTGTTTTCGGGAAGTTTTTCATTATTTTCTCTTGTCTGTTCGGCTTGAGTTTCTTTATCCAGATGGATCGGGCGGCCAAAAAAGGGGTAGATTTCCGTCCTCGCTTTCTGTGGAGATTGGTGTTGTTGTTGGCCATCGGCTATTTGCACGGCTTGTTTGTCCGGGTGGACATCCTGCTGATATATGCGTTGCTGGGCTTCCTTTTGGTGTTGATGTATAAATGGCCGACCAAGCTGCTGGCCGGGATCACGCTGTTCCTCTTTCTGGGAGGTGCCACGCTTGTTCCTGTAGCCTATAAGAGTCTGACAACTCCGGCGACGGAACAGGTAGAGCGTGTACCCGAAAGAGCGGTCTCCCGTCCGGCTGCTCCCCGCCAGGCACCGACTCTTTCCGAAATGGTCTCGAACAATGCTTGGGACGGGGTAGTCGGGAAAATGAGGTTCCAGTTCTCCAGTGGTCGTATCTATCTGACTTTGGGACTTTTTGTCTTAGGGTTCATCGTAGGGCGTATCCGTCTGTTCGAACGCTTGGACGAGTTTCGCAGCCGGCTGAACCGCGGAGGGCTGTTGGCTCTTATAGGATTGGGACTATTATATATGATACAGTCTTACCTCGCGCCTGTGTCTTGGCGCGAAGTCTCTTTTAACGCGTGGATGGGATCGACCGTGACCAATCTGATTAACTTACTGACGGCTTATTTATGGGTGGTTGTCGTGATAGAGGCATATCGTTTTCGAAAGGTGCAGCAGGCGATGACACCGTTAGTCAGCTATGGTCGTATGGGGTTGACGAATTATATCGTACAGTCTGTGATCGGTGTCTTTATTTTTTCCGGTTTCGGGTTGGATTGGAGCCATCTGGGCGTTTTTCTGAGTGTATTGGTTTGCCTTGTTTATACGGGTGTGCAGATTGTGCTGAGTCATTATTGGCTGAAGAACTTCCGCTATGGTCCGATGGAATGGTTGTGGCGAACCGGAACTTATTTGAAATGGCAGCCGTTGCTCAGGTGA